The nucleotide sequence tggtagaagcagagaagcagagggatgctgcggtggaggccatgaagaatgagtgcaatggtattgcgggttcttctTGTTTCCCTTTGTATTCTAattttcctttctgctgacttctttTTTGgtgcttggtctagctctccgagttgaaaagcagatgctctcggagggtattgaggaaatgaagataacTGTTCACAATAGTCACAatagggctgaggaggtaattactcgtgctgaagaagaactcgtgcttgccaagttgattaggcgtggagctgacagggatcttgtgcaggtccaaaaaatTGTTGAAGacttgactggtaagttggcgacgactactgagaactggaatgctttgtggaaatcatttcagtcAGTAGCCGGTCTTCTCCGGACAttagcagatgatggtcaatcttgggctcagtttattccccaagttctgacccgtttccaggagttcgtgaagaggtgcgcccaactgtgtaccagaaatgttcttgcccaggtccgagTTCTTTCTccggagtttcctttgtccaaggttgctgatgaagctgagagtcaagaatatctggatgccgttgaaaaggtggagcttgaggtcgaagatttagccaggaggattgttgataatcttaatattgatatttcttctcctgatgacaatgcttgatgtaattgacctttgtactccagctTTTGTAATAGAAtactatacttctttttgaatgaagattctttattttttgttgatgccttctttgcctggatgtcttcgccttgtaaacaacttggtatatgtagatcgttgtcttgatagactttcttgatttgtcgagtgcttgtctggctttcgtctgcgccgtgtaaacaactcggtatatataGATCATTATCTTAAACTTTCTTGAttcgtcgagtgcttgtctggcttttcgtctgtgacttgtaaacaactcggtatagatcgttgtcttgacaaactctgtgttcttgtttgtactgaaaagacttaggaccggcgatctcaagtatcttcagcttcttcttttcagctttttttgcTTAATTCTAGATGTAGCCGGCATTTGGCTCTTCCCTagttgtaaaaacatcttaggatcggttcgagtgttagcttattagctaccctcatcaacgggctcaagcatgtttttagctcttttactctcggccggtatgctcaggcataattttagccattttgcttttttggtttggtgttagcttgttagctaccctcatcggcgggctcaagcatgtttttagctcttttgctctcagccggtacgctcaggcatgatttcagccattttgctttttgttttgggtgttagcttattagctaccctcatcggtgggctcaagcatattttcaactcttttgctctcggccggtacgctcaggcataatttcagccattttgctttttgtttcgggtgttagcttattagctaccctcatcggcgggctcaagcatcttttcagctcttttgctctcggccggtacgctcaggcataatttcagccattttgcttttttggttcgggtgttagcttattagctaccctcatcggtgggctcaagcatattctcagctcttttgctctcggccgatattcttattggaaacaactcggggaaagtcATAATAAGACATGCATTGTCGAGAAaagccatctttattgatcatgaacattgataagccataataagacatatgttgtcgaggaacactatctttgttgatcatgaacgttgatctcttatgGTTTGTACatgtattcttccttgagttgttttcatgcatagaatcttcttagttggctgatgtgccatgtattgttgacttcttttccatcttcagttatcaacttgtacgtgcctagtccggtgacttttgtgacaataaaaggaccttcccatggactgagtagtttatggcgtccgttagttttttgtattcttcttagtactaggtctccgatttgtagtgatcgagactgggtattcttgttgtagtggcatcttaatccttggaggtatcttgctgactgaagggtagcgtttactctaacttcttctgtactgtcgagttctaatctttgggtgtgttctgcttctccttcgtcatattgttctatccttggtgacgtctagatcaagtcggcaggtagtacggcttttgatccgtaaactaggaagaaaggtgagtatccggtggctctgcttatttgagttcgtagcccctatacgaccttgggtaattcttcaatctattttgatccatagtccactagttcttcatataatcttggttttaatccggctagtatgagtccattagccctttctacctgtccattggcttctggatgtgtgactgatgcgtaatctatgccgaagccacaatcctgtgcccaacttttgaattctgtagctgtgaagggagaacccaaatttgtgataattcgattgggcatgccgaagcggtgcataatgtcttgaatGAATTCGACTGCTTTGGCGGCactatattttgcgagtggtttgtattcaatccacttggtgaacttgtcaattgctacaaagatgtactcgaaaccgccttttgctttcttgagaggtcctacttgatccagcccccagcaggagaaaggccaagcgggtgggatgtagatgagattgtgagctggcacatgagcttgtcttgcgaacatttgacaacctttgcattttctgacaagttcttctgcgtctttcaaagcggttggccagtagaatctggtgcggaatgccttgccgactagtgttcttgaggcggcatgatttccacagcaacctgagtgtatttcatctaagatctctttgcctttctcaaatgagacacattttaggagcactcctgatgatgcggctcttctgtagagcttgtcccccactaggacgtagttcttgcttctgcgaacaactctggtagcttcctctttatctactgacaacttattctctttgatataatcaataaaaacctgggtccatgaggtggtgattaccaaaatctaggtgcctttagctgggagttcaggggttatctcgccgggttgtttgatagagggagctgataactcctctatgaatacgccgggtgggaccttcgccctgtccgatccaagcttggcaaggacgtctgctgcaatattagaatcgcgcaggacgtgtagaatttctaatccttgaaaatatttttcGAGTTTTCATATTTCAACATAGTAAGCTCCCATGTTTTCCTCGgtgtagtcccaatctttgttgacttgattaatgactactgccgaatcgccgtatacgagtaaacgcttgattccgagggtaattgccactcgtagcccgtggatgagggcttcgtattctgcttcattgtttgtagcttgccataatatctgaaggacatacttgagttgttttccgtctagagaaatgaggagaacgcctgcaccggctccgcctagcttgagtgatccatcaaagtacatcttccaatgatcaaggatggtatttgacataggttgttgaatttctgtccactcggcaacaaaattggcaagggcttgagatttaattgccttccgtggggtgaaatcgatattgagagcaccaagttcagctgcccacttagatatgcgccctgttgcgtctctgttgtgtaggatgtctccgagtgggaaatctatcaccacggtaatcttgtggctttcaaaatagtggcgaagcttgcatgaagtgatcaggagggcgtagagtattttttgcacatgcgggtaccggattttttattctgacagtacttcgctgatgtagtatacggggcgttgtactttatatacacgcccttcttcttctctttctacgacaatcgccGTGCTAatcatagtagaagttgctgcattgtacagcatcatgtcttcatatttctttagaggtgtgagaatgggcgaggatgtgaggtatgccttgagctttttgaaagcttcattggcttcttctgtccactcgaacttatctttcttctttagtagtttaaagaaaggtaaccctttttcgccgagtcttgatatgaaacgattgaagGCCGCcagcagcctgttagtttctgcacatctttgacacttcgaggagggcccatctctgttatggctcgaatttgcttggcgcttgcttcgatttcgcgatgactgaccaagaatccgagtagttgtcctgaaggaaccccgaatacacacttgtttgggttcaatttccacctccatctttttaggttttcgaaggtctgctttaagtcttcaattagtgtgtccgggttctttgtttttactactacgtcatccatgtatgcctctatgttttcgcCAATCtgttcaccaaggcatgtttgtaTAGCTCTTtaataagtggcaccagcattcttgagtccaaacgacatggtcttgtagcagtaggcaccaaatggagtgatgaaagatgtcttgctctggtcttgttcttttaatgcgatctggtgatatcctaaatagcaatcaagaaaggataatagggcagatcctgctattgaatcaactatctgatcaatgtgtggtagcccgaacggatctttcggacagtgtttgttgaggtctgtgtagtcgacgcacatgcgccacttgtctgtattctttttttgtactagaactgggtttgctagccaatctggatgaatgatttctctgatgaatcctgctgccattagctttgtgatttcttttttaattgctgccttcttgtcgggtgagaatcgtcgtagccgttgcttcacaggcttggagccttcattgatatcaattctgtgctcagccaactctctcgagacacctggcatgttggccggcttccaagcgaagatatctttgttgtcccgaagaaagttggtgagcgcgagttcctattttgccgagaggtgggcgctgatggttgccgttttggagggatcaccggtgcccaggtcgatttgcttgatgtcggcttcttttggtggtgcgaggatgctgggttttttaactagtatctctagctcttctgggcttaTTTCTactgcaatagtggctatttcttttctaccattggcggcttgtgcttttgctgcaatttggattgcctgaacgtcgcagtcaaaagcgcgcttcaaatcacttcgaagagaaaggacaccgttaggccctggcatcttaagcaacaggtatggataatgcggtatcgccatgaattttgctagtgctgggcgcccgaggattgcatgatatgatgaatcgaagtctgcaacttcaaacttgatgaactctgtacggtagttcgagggagttccaaaagtaaccggtagagtgatttatccaagtggcattgctgccttgctaggtactatgccataaaaaggggtgctcgttggtgtaatcatcccgtcgagttgtagtcccatctttcttagagtttctgaaaaaatgatgttgagtccggctcccccatcgattagtacttttgtgacagtcattccggcaatagttggatctagaaccagtgggtaatggcctgcgtttcctacgctagtccattggtcttctcttgaaaattagattggatactgtgaccaattgagatatcttggagtagccagttctgctgccatgatggttcgtagtgctagcttttcttgatgtttgcttctggaatttgGAACCCCGGCGAAGATCACTactactgtccccctagatttttggaatcccttgtcttgttggttgtcttcttcttttttctgattgtcttctttagtgttccccttactatcttttcttgtgtatcgatcattgaaggtgtagcaatttccgatggtgtgatttcctttggggtgcaagatgcaacgcatgttttcaatgtcgtcatacattttgggtttggaaaacttccttgatttgtcagtcaccgctatggtgttgtctggtccacattttctctcctgatgtctgttgtttcgatgattttgcttgccTGGGTTGTCTcagttgtttctatccaggaacctttctcgtgtcttctcctctgcagtaatcatcttttctactattcgtctgaattcttcattgtttctcgggttttctttgcaaaagtcctaaaattgccacctagccatgattccatgagagaaagcttcgattacttctcattcggtgatgtcatgtacttgagcacgtagttcgccaaatcgtcgatagtaatttctgagactttcgccttctttctgcttgagtccttttaactctacgtgggtgattgggtgtgtaatgatacccgcgaaattttcacagaaagctctttgcaagtcctcccaatttctgattgatcctggattcaatttgtcgaaccattggagggcatggtctctagggccatgggaaagaacagggtcttgatatcgtcgtctcctccggccagttcaatcgattgtgagtaaatcctgagccactaccttggttcggtcttgccatcaaacttagagtggttggacggcttgaaatTGTGAGGTagccgtattgaagcaagtctgtttgcaaaataggggaatctatcgtgtgttctggcttctgtgtattctgattcagcactcccttcttgccaactgttgtcttggtgagagtagttctgcgtggctgtctgaataggtgctttgcttctgaccTTTCTTAGTTGTTCGActtggtcgttttgactatggtctcttctactttctctgttgtgacttccacttggtccaagtctttcaaaagcagacttcctttgattttgatcttcctgctcatgagatgttgacctggcaggtagtcttgagcgggtccttccgTCGTGTGTCCTTAGGACTATTGACCGGagaaagtcctggagctgttcttgtttttcactgggatgtgtggtcgctctgagttcttctagtgcttctcgaatcttatcgtagggAGTATTCGCCGcgcgtccttcttcgacctctcgctctgattttcttctattgtactcggccagatctgactcatatctgatccaagcttccttgcgctgcctagcacggcgttgacgtccttgtttcaatttgttctttctttctctggcttgcttttgattctcggtctcaccatcgtgcccctaggtaaagggtgatatgttggacttagaTTCATTCGATGACCTGACGTCGgacgcttctggggggaccaatggtgatcgaggacggcgaaccatgaatacttctcgtgcgtgaattgttctgcTATCGGCGtcggtttccacactgtcggagtaattgataactttagtagaggcttcgaggtcgcagatcgagtctccttcttggtagggtagaattgttgttgtcgtagtgccgactagtcgggtaccactatcctcaggaacagaacctggccagtggacgatgcagtcttgagatgttatagttagtacgaggccttcctgagctcctttcagtggcattctaagcaccggatcgagggatccttcgggccgtgactgataagatgttgccatgttgtggagtccgaacgaaaaaggacccgacttcttgaaaagattctgagtgtactccgagttgtattcttgataggccaaggccacgttcttaagccccatcgaaaaagaactcagtttcttggaagaactcgggtaagactctaTTTCGGAtgcggaacctgagtttgagtcggatgcgcaaagtcacgaaatctgagttggatcggacatcacgagctgcgcgaatcttccagtGAGTTGATCTGTtgtagtcgccgaaatagaatgGTCTTAATGGTGacccgaatcttcgaggagacggctttggagcttgccattgtcacctgcctcgtagatccatgaaccgaagatgaaggttgatcccgtcgagaagatcatattgtcgaggtccgtcgagctctcggatgcaaattcgccgaaagcccctacctggcgcgccagctgtcgatgtttcaccaccgatagcctgccacgggggtacccggggcagtttgttcgggcttcagcgtatgcggaactcgacggttaacgcaagagacagtcgatttatcctggttcgtaccctcgatcgtgatcgagtaatagccctacgtccagtcggcgttagcctttgcgttggattgattgtgtagtGTTGTGTTGTTAAAAGTCccctctctaggaaccctgccctcctttatatagtcaagaggtcagaatcctagtcagtttacaatgagagttcctagtaggattacagaataatactactactaagattacatgagaagaatcctagttagactagatcttctcccttcattgcgaggtatcccgtgggtcccgcaccgacagacGTCCGGTTGATTTCTAAAGACCGCCAGACCTATTTAGAATCCATTTTTAGAGATGTCTCTTAATAGAGCCGTCTCTAAACTAAAATAGAGACACCTCTAAAAATAGTATCTGCAATAGTGGCCATTTGTGGCCACAAATTCCACGGTAAAGCATGCTCGGCTTTGGCATTACTATATAAATAGAACATAAACAAAAGAAATATAGAAGTATGTGTATAAAATTAGTTAAACCAAATGTGCCATAAATTGTCTTACCTTCCACTCAGTTAGCCGACTCCCTTGCTAACATAATTAATAGTCAGACAGTGGACCAAAACGGGCATGCATCTCTTAGCAAAAACTAATAACAATTAAGTATACACTGATAAATACTCCTTCGATCCAGTTTATAAGGCATCTTCTGACACACAGTACAGTCTCGTAAACTACAATTTGATTATTGATTTATTTTATATTGTATTGTTAATGATTATAAACTTATAATTGTTGGATAGTACATTTGAGTACAAATCTAATATTATCAAGTTTGTATTATTATAGTTAAACATTGTTAGGTAAATTTTTAATCACTATAAAGTTTGATTgttgatctacatgaaatgccgTATAAACTGGATCGGAGGGTGTATGCACTAAGGTCCTCCACAGCGTGAGGCTTGTAGAGGAAAGAGAGACTTGGGGAACCGCTCCTTCCCAC is from Miscanthus floridulus cultivar M001 chromosome 7, ASM1932011v1, whole genome shotgun sequence and encodes:
- the LOC136462627 gene encoding uncharacterized protein → METERQMHQKEEKALRARVVEAEKQRDAAVEAMKNECNALRVEKQMLSEGIEEMKITVHNSHNRAEEVITRAEEELVLAKLIRRGADRDLVQVQKIVEDLTGKLATTTENWNALWKSFQSVAGLLRTLADDGQSWAQFIPQVLTRFQEFVKRCAQLCTRNVLAQVRVLSPEFPLSKVADEAESQEYLDAVEKVELEVEDLARRIVDNLNIDISSPDDNA